In Pseudomonas grandcourensis, the DNA window CGAACTTCCAGCCTGTGGCGCTTTATCGCGCAGCCCGGCAAATCGCCCGTCTCGAACGCCTGCGCCAGGGCGGCAAAGGACGCAGCGCTTTGATCGAATGGCTGTCGTTCGGCTCGTTCAACAACAAATTCAAACCGGCACGCACGCCGTTTGACTGGCTCAGCCGTGATCCGGAGCAGGTCGATCTGTACGTCAACGACCCGCTCTGCGGTTTCCGTTGCACCAATCAACTGTGGATCGATTTGCTCGGCGGCTTGCAGCAAATCAGCAAAGCGTCCAATCTCGCCCAGATCGACCCGGGCCTGCCGCTGCTGGTGATTGGCGGCGAATGTGATCCGGTGAGCGAAGGCAAGCGTCTCAAGGATCTGGCCGACGCGCTGCGAGCGGCCGGCAGCCGACACCTGCAACTGACCGTTTACCCGCAGGCGAGGCACGAACTGTTCAATGAGAGCAACCGCGATGAAATCATCGCCGATGTGCTGAACTGGATCGCACAGGCCTTGAGCGCTCCTCGGCCGCACCGGTCCGAATAGTTTTTTTGTGAATTTTTTAATTCGTCACAGGAATTGAGACAGATGACCCAGGTTACCAACACCCCTTACGAAGCCCTCGAAGTCGGCCAGACCGCCAGTTTCAGCAAGACGGTCGAAGAGCGCGACATCCAGTTGTTCGCTGCGATGTCCGGCGACCACAACCCGGTACACCTGGATGCCGAATACGCCGCCAGCACCATGTTCAAGGAGCGCATCGCCCACGGCATGTTCAGCGGCGCGTTGATCAGCGCAGCGGTCGCCTGCGAATTGCCTGGCCCGGGGACCATCTACATCGGCCAGCAAATGAGCTTTCAGAAACCGGTGAAGATCGGCGACACCCTGACCGT includes these proteins:
- a CDS encoding alpha/beta hydrolase is translated as MIHDTFWLTTSDHSRLFVNQWLPDGSLKAMILLAHGMAEHSGRYGPLAEKLCEQGYGVCAPDLRGHGKTAENGTLGHFADDDGWCKVVSDLASLNQHIGQQHPGVPIVLLGHSMGSYIAQAYLLHHSASLHGAILSGSNFQPVALYRAARQIARLERLRQGGKGRSALIEWLSFGSFNNKFKPARTPFDWLSRDPEQVDLYVNDPLCGFRCTNQLWIDLLGGLQQISKASNLAQIDPGLPLLVIGGECDPVSEGKRLKDLADALRAAGSRHLQLTVYPQARHELFNESNRDEIIADVLNWIAQALSAPRPHRSE
- a CDS encoding MaoC family dehydratase; protein product: MTQVTNTPYEALEVGQTASFSKTVEERDIQLFAAMSGDHNPVHLDAEYAASTMFKERIAHGMFSGALISAAVACELPGPGTIYIGQQMSFQKPVKIGDTLTVRLEILEKLPKFRVRIATRVFNQRDELVVDGEAEILAPRKQQSVTLTTLPAISIG